The Theobroma cacao cultivar B97-61/B2 chromosome 2, Criollo_cocoa_genome_V2, whole genome shotgun sequence genome includes the window GCGCCAATCCCATTTGTGGCCTGGGCTGCCAGAAAGATATCTTGGCCTATTTTATCTGTCAGTTCCTGCAAAGCCCACCATATTAACCAACATTAAGTGTGATCATTAATCCTGTGGAATGTTTCCCGAAATAATTAATGTACATATGCATAATTTCAGGCTCTTATACCCACCAAATTGGGGAATTTCAGGTTGAAGGCAATGATATCTGCCAAGGATCGCACTGGGGAAGCCACCAACTCTTGAAGGTAGGCATTCAAGGACAATTTGAACTCAGCTAAGGTCGCCAATGCTTCTCCACTTAAGTTGAAATTCAGTATAACATCGATGTTGGCTATTTGCAAATTGTCTACCAAAACAGCACCTTCTCCCCTGCATTCACAAAAAGTTAGTACTTTATTAAAAAGATTGAACCAATAGGCATTAGGCTAAGCCGATCATTTCAGCTGCCTGAATACAAATtgttagttataatttttttatgtgtcACCTTAGTGTTTGTAAATGGGTCTCAAAAGTCTGACCAAAACCTAATCCTTcaacaattttgaaaaatggatTTCTCACTATGCCCAATCTCTTTCCTTTGAGCCCATAGCTATTAAGGAATTGTTTATAGCCACCAGGAGGAATGTAAGCTGAAGCATATCTAGTTGCATGGTCATTCGAGTCGAAGCCTACAATGGCATCAAGAACATAAACAGCATCCGACACTGTCCTGCAGATAGGCCTGTTGAATCCAATAGGGAAGAGGTATTTCGTTGAGGTTAGGACCATTAATAACATCTCACAGAAGAATTAATCACAAAGCACAAatcagaaagaaagaaagccaTTGCAAAGTAACAGTAATAAAGAGCGACTTAACCCAATGGTGTCCTGTCTTGGAGTAATTGGAATGACCCCAGCTCGGCTGGTGAGACCAGCTGTAGGTTTGAGGCCCACTACTGAATTAAAACTGGCAGGACATAAGATGGAGCCATCAGTCTCCGTCCCTAAGGACACAGTTACCAAGTTTGCGGCCACTGAAATTGCTGATCCACTACTTGACCCACAAGGAGTTGCGGACAAGACATAAGGATTCTGCAAGCCATTACAGAACAAGCTCTATTACGTCGTGGGAGatgcatttgtttttttacaCACTAGCTAGTGATTGGGGATAATAACTGTTCAAAAGAACAACTACAAGAACGCATGCGAGCATGCATACTGGTCAACATGGTAATTTCAAAAGACCCGTAAGAGCAGAAATAATTTGGGAGTGGATGATTCATTTAACTCACCTTACCCTGCCCACCTCTTGGACTAAAGCCAGCGGGTGCAGTCAACGACCTAAACATAGACCACTCACTCAAGCTAGCTTTACCCAGAATGATTGCTCCAgcttttctcaatttcatcacTACCCCCGCATCCCTTGGCACGACTGAGCCAAGCAATGCAAAGGAACCGGCCGTGGTGTTCAGCTTATCATTAGTACCAATGTTATCCTTGAGCAGAATGGGAATACCGTGCAAGTCAGGCAGTAAACCATTATAGTACTTCCGCTCTTTGTCTGCAGTATCAGCTTGATACAAAGCATCAGGGTTCACTTCTATGATCCCTTTAAGGAGCACATTGAGCCTGACGATTTCTCCGAGATAGAACTCAACAAGTTGCCTTGAGGTGAGTTCGTTTCTCTGGACAGCTAGTTTTATATCTTTTATTGTCGCTTCTTTGATTGAGAATGAGTAGTGTGTCGTTGTACTGGTGGAAAACCCGGATGATGATATTGGTGAAAGAATCAGAATGATGAGGAATAAGACGGAAGAGCTCCTTAGAGAAGAATTGGCGGCCATGGTTAAGCTGTAATGGAGGGAATTTGACTCACTGAGACAACTTGCTAACTTTTAGACTTCagttttgagcttgaattAGATTAGAAATTCCCTATCCTATAAATGGATTACGTTTGGGGGCTTTAACTGATTGTTTAACTCAAGAAAACTCCATTTTTCATTTGTAATCTAGGTAGGTTGCGAGTCGTGACCACTTCCTTGGACCAATTACATTTGGCGAAATAAACAAAGTCATCTGAGAAAACGCACAAGCACTTGGGAACAGTCCTATAATCAATTATCTAATTCTCCTTTTCATGAAGGAATCTTCACAGTGCAGCTGTCCTCGAACCTTATACTGCATGTATGACCAGTTCAACCCTCAGGGCCTTTGCCGTCCATTTCCGGTGAATTTCCTTATACTGTTTAATTTGGATCTTTAGCAAGTTTTTGAGGTATAGAGACAATACGTGTGTCGTCTAGAGCTTGGAATTTTGAGTGTTGAGCAggtaaaactaaaaaatttgcTATCAAGTTTATAGCACTCAAAGAggtaaacttttttttttttaaattagtttagaCATAGATTTACACATagttcatatatatacatacaaacattttgtcaaaatttttgtacaaatttaatgatacagttataatataatatttttagttgcTTAGTTAGCTAATTAGattataataactaattaggtttccattataaataaaattgaccTCTTATCTATATGTTATtcatttttgtatatatacaaataattttgaaatataatatttcttttcttataacATATCctaaaaaagaagaatcaTTCATGAatatactaaaatattaaatttgattttaaatgggATTATGTATTTTGAAAGCAATACATTGTCTTTCTCCCTGTCAATGAGGTTTGTTTGTTAATATGTTTGTTTTTGCTGTTCTGTGACTAGACTAAACAAAAGAGGTAatcctctctttcttcttatGTTAATCTCCAAACAAAATGAAGGAATTTTCAGTTtcaaattattgattttaccAACTAATTAAACACAAGCTAACTAATTCACCAAATAATCACTGAAATGTTAATGATCTAAAggtgcttttttcttttctttttcattttctttttaatggtACTTATTCCAATTAATGTCTTTAAAGGCATTGTGTATATACCTATGTGCATGTAAGGTTGATCCAACCTGCAACATGTTCAATAACCAATAATATTGGATTGAAACAATTGAAAATCTTAAGTAATTAGAACCTTCTTACTATATTtaatcacaattatttttctaaaaattgaagtcaaagttgtttaaaattttttattagttaacTATATCAGCTTTTTAACATTTTGATTATATTACCCCTACATAGTATTGACTAAAAGCTTTTATatcatctttaaaacatatttattagatatgtatacatatcttaggcaaaaaaaaatcaatcaaaatttatttatattttattttttaaagcaaaTCTAATATTCTATCCTAAAAATTTAACGTTGAAGAGtttcaacattcaattttttttggttcatccaataaaattaagttaattattcttaattaatttgggCACAAAAGGATAATAGTCAAATTTGAAGGGTAGTAGAAGGAGAAATATGTTGATCCAAGACATTACTTTTGATGAATGCCAATGAGGAAGATCTGTTAGTTTGGCAGCCTACGGCTTTGGGTCAGTACACAAATTAAATTGGAatacaagttttttttttctttttctttttggtgaAATACTAGAGTCTTCACCGCAGAGAAAGTATAATGGCTTTTTAAATCAGAGCCCTAGCTTGGAACAATACAAAAACAGTTTGGCTGGCGATCATATCGCTTAATatagtaaatttttttcacgGAGTGCCGGACCCTAAGATGCATTATCTCTTGTGAGTAGACTAGATTTAACAATTTTATATATGACACAACAACATGACtcgagtttaattaagtttgaatttaaattaatcgTATTTCATGTATTAATCGTGTCAACATGATTAAGATACGAATAAATTGTTTTAACCATGTCAAATTCACTTAACTTGTTTAAGACACGATTAGTTAATCATGTTATCTTGTACCCGTATAACCTATAACTCATttattatctatttatttattcgtATTTACTTGTCATATAGACACATTtagtaagaatttatttattcatacaaatacaaatatttttgtaatgattaagatttattgatattaaattttattatatttggtaaatattatgatatttataattttttgttgtaaatttgaataatataatcatatttttctcgtacatattttaatttaatcatgttaaCTGTATCAATTATGTAAACATATCATAAATCATATAAACTTTAATCGTATTAATTATGTCGtgtcatataaaatttaactcgACATGCTTAATAAGATGTTAATCGTATCGTGTCGTATTGCACGTTTATTAAACATATTCATATAcgtatttaaaattttaacatgattaattaattatatcatATTCGTATTTACTCATATAActgttaatatattatatttacaCGATATGAATAAAACACGAATACGCaaattgtcatatcaaaaataCATGAATGGTAATAACACCAGAACAACTTAAGCATCATCTTGCATTGTCCCCATCTACGTACACGAGCTGTGTGGTTTTACACAAAAAATCACTGCCCCAAAGACGTCTAAAGCCAGCAACTTATATACATCAGAACAACAACAAACAGAGATTCAACCCAGCAAAGAGCCACTGTTACTGAAATATGATCAGCGTATCACTGcttatttttcaattgatcAGCTAGACCATTAACTTCTAAAAGGGTAATGTTAAATTTGCTGCCTATGGTGAGGGGCATATGTTAAAGCAAATCCTATTTTCTGTGCAGTCGCTGGGACCAATTAAACACTTTGTCATGAAGGATATGGGTCCATGACTTTTGTCATCCTGCCAACATACTTTTTCTTCAACAAGAAGCGTGGTACACCAGGGAAGAAATAATAGACTGTTTCTTTTTGAAGAACAAAACCTCTAGGTGGACTGTGAGTCGGCCATCGAACCTTTTCGTGACGATGCTCAATATGTTAGGCGAATGCTTAACCGTGATCATTCATGTTGATGTTCATACGTTTCAGTTACATATTAATTTCTGTTCTTTTTCAAAcgtaaattttatatttcatatcaaaaaagaaagaaagaagatcGAATATACGTTGaagattaaaaatcaaaataatattgtttttttaatctaagatagatatatatatatatatatatatatatatatatacagatATATATAATGTGTATATCAACTTTAATCCTATAGATCGGTTATaaagatatataaaaaaaataaattgttgtttagaaattttaatcaatgaaAATTCTGAAAACTGAAGAAGAGAGaaacataatttttcatgCATAATTTCATAAGTAGCAAACAGAAAATAGGTGAAGGGCCGTAGTAGAAAGTAATTTTCAAGGTTTGAATGAAGGAGGCTTCCTAATCTTGGTAGCTTGCTTAAAGCCATATGCGATTTCAATTAACTTGGGCTCCGAGCCCTTCAGTCCCCCAAATTAAAGGCCAATAGGCACCCACTGCTATCATGTCCAGCAGGCACGATAATTGCAGGGAACCCTCCACTTGCATACGCAGGAGAAACATCTGACCTAGGAGTCACCAATTGATCCAGCTTGTACTCTCTCAGCAACTTCTCGAATCCATTTCTCGACAGATTTTCCAAGTTTGACAATGCCCTCTCTTGAGCGCCAATCTCATATGTGGCCTGGGCTGCAAGAAAGATACCTTGGCCTATTTTATATGTCAATTCCTACAAAGGCCACCATATTAACCAACATTAAGTGTGATCATTAATCATGTGGAATGTTTCTCGAAATAATTAATGTACATATGCATAATTTCATGCTATTATACCAACCAAATGAGAGAATTTCAGGTTGAAGGCAATGATATCTGCCAAGGATCGCCCTGGGGAAGCCGCCAACTCTTTAAGATGGGCATTCAAGGACAATTTGAACTCAGCTAAGGTTGCTACTGCTTCACCACTTAAGGTGACATTCAGTATAACGTCGATGTTGGCTATTTGCAAATTGTCCACCACAACTGCTCCTTCTCCCCTGAATTCACAAAAAGTTAGTCCTTTGTTAAAATGATTAATCCATTTGGCATTAGGCTAACCCGGTCATCCCAGCTGGCTGAATACAAATTGTTAgttataattttctttgtgCGTTACCTTAATGTCTGTAAATGGTTCTCAAAAGTCTGCCCTAAACCTAATCCTTcaacaattttgaaaaatggatTTCTCACTATTCCGAATCTCTTTCCTTTGAGCCCATAGCTATTAAGGAATTGTTTATAGCCACCAGGAGGAATGTACGCTGAAGCATATCTAGTTGCTTGGTCATTCGAATCGAAGCGTACAATGGCACCAAGAACGTAAACAGCATCCAACACTGTCGTGCAGATAGGCCTGTTGAATCCAATAGTGAAGAGGTATTTCGTTGAGGTTATGACCATTAATAACATCTCACAGAAGAATTAATCACAAACGACaaatcagaaagaaaaaaaagccatttcttttttaaaaaaaaaagaaagaaaaaaaaaaccatttcaAAGTAACAGTAATAAAGCGCGACTTAGCCCAATGGTGTCCTCTCTTGGAGTAATAATTGTTACTGACCCCAGCTCGGCTGGTGAGACCAACTGTACGTTTGAGGCCCCCTACTGAATTAAAACGGGCAGGACATAAGAGGGCTCCATCAGTCTCCATCCCTAATGACACTGTTACCGAGGTTGCGGCCACTGACATTGCTGATCCACTACTTGGCCCACAAGGAGTTGCAGACAAGACATAAGGATTCTGCAAGCCATTACAGAACAAGCTGTATTACTTCGTGGAACATGCATTTGTTTTTTACACACTAGCTAGTAATTGGGGATAATAATTGTTCAAAAGAGCAATTATAAGAACGTATATGAGCATGCATACTGGTCAATATGGTAATTTCAAAAGACCCGTAAGATCAGAACTAATTTGGGAGTGGATGATTCATTTAACTCACCTTACCCTGCCCACCTCTTGGACTAAAGCCAGCGGGTGCAGTAAGCGACCTAAAATTAGGCCACTCACTCCAGCTAGCTTGACCCAGAATGATTGCTCCAGCTTTTCTCAATTTAACCACTATCCCTGCATCCCTTGGCACGACTGAGCCAAGCAATGCAAAGGAACCGGCCGTGGTGTTCAGCTTATCTTTAGTACTGATGTTATCCTTGAGCAGAATGGGAACGCCGTGCAAGTCAGGCAGTGAACCATAATAGTACTTCCGCTCTTTGTCTGCAGCATCAGCTTGGTATTCTCGCTTGCTAATTTATCaagataatttattttaaaacttttattaaattagTAAAACATCATGCAAGTGCACATAGTCAATAAGTAATATAGCAGTAAGTGAATTATTATCTTCACAGAAAATTGAATCTAAATTCttactaattattaaaattggaCAATCCAATCTTGTccaaaaaaatctaatttggaaaatatttgaaaatgaaaattaaagtaGTAAAGCTAAACTATTAAActaagctaaaaaaaatacaagtaaaTTGAGTTGGAGAACACTGGGGAAGTACCTAGAATTATGGTTTCAATTAATGCTTCATTTGGACCTAACATTGACTAATTACCTACTTTTATGGAAAACTAATGCTAGCCTAGGATCCTTAAGCATGTACGATTCTCTATCAAGATATCGTACAATGGCCTaccttaatttaattctttatatGTCTATAGCTAATTAATTAAGCTAAGTTCTTTAATTATAGGTCTTCTAAAGTGGTTGTATATGGTTAATGGGTGTATATCTACCCCATTAACAAATCACCCAATTAATTCTTAATTGCAATGATCATAAACTACTTAAACTATGGTATTTTTAGACTaattttttcaagtattatCTAAAAACTCATATATATCCTATTAGTTATCAGtcaaaaaaatgagaaatataTGTAGATTTTAATAAACACTAAATATTCCATAAAAACAAGTAATAGTCAATTAAGCATCCAaactatatataaatatcCACCGTAATTCTAGAAAAGAAAGTTTAGCTTAACATTTCAATAGCCCACAATAAAGTTTCAGCAAAACTAAGCATTTATACAATGAgatttaaagagagaaaaataaagctagtgagagaaaacTCTTTTGGAATAGCTTTgtcaagtttttcttcaagattTTTCCTCTACTTTTCTCCTTGTGGAAAGCTTCTTTTTGCCTCCGAAGTTGCTCCTCAAGATGCTAGTTTTTAGCCCTAAAAAACGATTGTATTTATATCCTTTTTTAtgaccatttgatgtaaaaTCGAATGGCCAAAAATGTGTAGAATTACGTATCAATACCTAGGTGCCCAAGGACTGGTGCCTAGGCACCCAAGGTTCTGTTTTGTAACTTGTTTTAACATGTTGGACAGTGCATTCGGTGCCTAGGCACCCAAGATTCTGTTAACACTGACTGCAGCCTACTACAATCAGTCAAatttcttcacattttttaCCATGATCCCTTCCGAATTAGTTAAAGTgttaaacatcaaagttgtagctcttCTTCTTAGCTTTTTGTAGGTCAAGAATTATGTCAATTGGAGTTTTATAGCTCGAGTTATGCTCAAAATATTACATCATATTTTGAGGCATTTCTTAAGCTACTAGCACcatcatttgtcattttagtTCCAAGTCCTTGCACATCATTTAATATtagaaaatcaattaattagaGACTGAAATGAGggatttaaacaaaaaattcattgaaactgcat containing:
- the LOC108660994 gene encoding putative amidase C869.01 yields the protein MAANSSLRSSSVLFLIILILSPISSSGFSTSTTTHYSFSIKEATIKDIKLAVQRNELTSRQLVEFYLGEIVRLNVLLKGIIEVNPDALYQADTADKERKYYNGLLPDLHGIPILLKDNIGTNDKLNTTAGSFALLGSVVPRDAGVVMKLRKAGAIILGKASLSEWSMFRSLTAPAGFSPRGGQVVGLKPTAGLTSRAGVIPITPRQDTIGPICRTVSDAVYVLDAIVGFDSNDHATRYASAYIPPGGYKQFLNSYGLKGKRLGIVRNPFFKIVEGLGFGQTFETHLQTLRGEGAVLVDNLQIANIDVILNFNLSGEALATLAEFKLSLNAYLQELVASPVRSLADIIAFNLKFPNLELTDKIGQDIFLAAQATNGIGAQERAALSNLENLSRNGFEKLMKDYKLDALATPRSDASPMYAIGGFPAIIVPAGYDSQGVPIGLSFGGLKGSEPKLIEIAYGFEQATKIRKPPSFKP